In Ectothiorhodosinus mongolicus, one DNA window encodes the following:
- a CDS encoding polyprenyl synthetase family protein encodes MKVQERIETALDQFLARGESSVAPPRLQEAIRYSVFPGGARVRPQLVLAVAAACGDDAPEVSDAAAVAIEMMHCASLVHDDLPCFDGSELRRGKPSVHAAFGERLAVLGGDALIVSAFDALNQEASAHPTRLVALLNILAQGVGVPSGIIAGQAWECEDHIDLAQYQRAKTGALFAAATMAGAAAAGVAHEPWRELGDKLGEAFQVADDLRDAVSNPEDLGKPVGQDEALGRPNVVAARGIKGAVSYLKELLAEAMASVPACPGEEALRELLMKQAAQFLPRELAQEAA; translated from the coding sequence ATGAAGGTTCAAGAACGCATCGAAACCGCGTTGGATCAATTTCTGGCGCGTGGGGAATCCTCGGTGGCACCGCCGCGTCTGCAAGAGGCGATTCGCTATTCGGTATTTCCCGGCGGCGCCCGCGTGCGCCCACAATTGGTGCTGGCGGTGGCCGCCGCCTGCGGCGATGATGCGCCCGAGGTCAGTGACGCCGCTGCCGTGGCCATTGAAATGATGCATTGCGCTTCCTTAGTGCATGACGATCTGCCGTGTTTTGATGGCTCAGAGCTGCGCCGCGGCAAGCCCTCGGTGCATGCCGCCTTTGGTGAACGCCTTGCGGTCTTAGGCGGCGATGCCCTCATCGTATCGGCCTTTGATGCGCTGAATCAGGAAGCCAGCGCGCATCCCACCCGCTTGGTGGCTTTGCTGAATATTCTGGCTCAGGGCGTCGGCGTGCCCTCTGGAATCATCGCCGGCCAAGCCTGGGAGTGTGAGGACCACATCGATTTAGCGCAGTATCAGCGTGCCAAGACTGGTGCGTTGTTCGCTGCGGCGACCATGGCTGGCGCTGCTGCTGCAGGCGTGGCACATGAGCCCTGGCGCGAGCTCGGCGATAAGCTGGGCGAAGCCTTCCAAGTGGCCGATGACCTAAGAGACGCGGTCTCCAACCCCGAGGATCTGGGCAAGCCGGTGGGCCAAGACGAAGCCTTGGGCCGACCCAATGTGGTCGCGGCTAGAGGCATTAAAGGCGCGGTGAGCTATCTCAAGGAGCTCTTGGCAGAGGCCATGGCCTCTGTGCCCGCCTGTCCGGGTGAGGAGGCCTTGCGCGAGCTGTTGATGAAACAGGCCGCTCAGTTCCTGCCGCGCGAACTGGCGCAGGAAGCGGCCTGA
- a CDS encoding methyltransferase yields MSLSSVRSRLEQLLRPLRRPWFIWRNQILGSPDFQRWAAAFPLTRPIAQRRARRVFDLVAGFVYAQILQACVQTQLLEHLKAEGPKTLEQLLPLLAMPEAEARLLVKAAVSLGLVDEDGRGCYMLGPQGAEMLANPGIAAMVRHHQMLYADLLDPLKLLRGEAPQTQLNRYWAYATGGGEGVTKPEAVREYTELMSVSQERVAEEILDAFKPEGVSCWMDLGGGNATFLSAVARRHSQLSLRLFDLPPVAEAARERLQHLGLADRIQTYGGNFFTDTLPEGADLISLVRVVHDHNDEDIRQLLARVRQVLPEQGALLLAEPMSGTSGAEPIGDAYFGFYLYAMGRGRPRTADELRAMLSEAGFSRIQLLPNRTPLLTRVMIARP; encoded by the coding sequence ATGAGCCTCAGCAGCGTCCGATCTCGCCTAGAACAACTTCTCAGGCCGCTGCGCCGCCCGTGGTTCATTTGGCGTAACCAAATCCTTGGTAGCCCGGATTTTCAGCGCTGGGCCGCGGCTTTTCCCTTAACCCGACCCATTGCTCAAAGACGCGCCCGCCGCGTCTTTGACCTGGTGGCAGGGTTTGTCTATGCCCAAATCCTACAGGCCTGCGTGCAAACCCAGTTGCTGGAGCACTTAAAAGCTGAGGGCCCCAAAACGCTGGAGCAGCTCTTGCCCCTGTTGGCCATGCCCGAGGCTGAAGCGCGCCTGCTGGTCAAAGCCGCAGTCTCCCTAGGGCTGGTGGATGAGGACGGGCGCGGCTGTTACATGCTCGGCCCCCAAGGCGCAGAAATGCTCGCCAATCCCGGCATTGCTGCCATGGTGCGCCATCACCAAATGCTTTATGCCGATCTGCTCGATCCGCTGAAACTGCTGCGCGGTGAAGCGCCGCAAACCCAGCTCAATCGTTACTGGGCCTATGCCACAGGGGGCGGTGAGGGCGTCACAAAACCCGAGGCCGTGCGCGAATACACCGAGTTGATGTCGGTCTCTCAAGAGCGCGTCGCCGAAGAGATTCTTGATGCCTTTAAACCCGAAGGGGTATCGTGCTGGATGGACTTGGGCGGCGGTAACGCCACATTTTTATCCGCAGTGGCGCGCCGCCATTCGCAGCTTTCGCTGCGACTCTTTGATTTGCCGCCGGTGGCTGAAGCCGCCCGTGAGCGCCTGCAACACCTGGGTCTGGCCGATCGTATCCAGACCTATGGCGGCAATTTCTTCACCGATACCTTGCCCGAAGGCGCGGATTTAATTTCCCTAGTGCGGGTGGTTCACGACCACAACGACGAGGATATTCGCCAGCTCTTGGCCCGCGTGCGCCAGGTCTTACCGGAGCAGGGCGCCTTGCTGTTGGCTGAGCCCATGTCCGGTACCTCAGGGGCCGAGCCCATCGGCGATGCCTATTTTGGGTTTTATCTCTACGCCATGGGCCGGGGCCGGCCGCGTACCGCCGATGAACTGCGCGCCATGCTCAGCGAAGCCGGATTCTCGCGAATCCAGCTATTGCCCAACCGCACACCCTTACTCACCCGGGTCATGATCGCCCGACCCTAG
- the bchC gene encoding chlorophyll synthesis pathway protein BchC — protein MSLEATAVVFEQPEQLSLRRLVLNQPGPADVRVDIHYAGISTGTERLLWTGKMPPFPGMGYPLVPGYESVGVILEAGPESGRQVGERVFVPGASCYGEVRGLFGGSASQVVVPGAKVVPISEDLGEQGALLALAATAYHAVFQGKAPETLAPEALPDLIVGHGVLGRLVARVVAAVGKPPTVWELDSERAKGAMGYEVVHPDADARRDYRCIVDVSGDSKILDTLIARLGRGGEVVLAGFYSQPLSFVFPPAFMREARLRCAAEWVAGDLIEIKGLLESDRLCLDQLITHRFPAAQADEAYRIAFGDPQCLKMILDWRDMQ, from the coding sequence ATGTCGCTTGAAGCCACCGCCGTTGTTTTTGAACAACCCGAACAACTGAGCCTGCGCCGCTTGGTATTGAACCAGCCGGGCCCCGCCGATGTGCGAGTCGATATTCACTATGCCGGCATCAGCACCGGTACCGAGCGGCTGTTGTGGACCGGCAAGATGCCGCCGTTCCCCGGCATGGGCTATCCCTTAGTGCCAGGCTATGAATCGGTCGGCGTGATTCTCGAAGCCGGCCCAGAATCCGGGCGACAGGTCGGCGAGAGGGTATTCGTCCCTGGCGCTTCTTGTTACGGCGAGGTGCGCGGACTGTTCGGTGGCTCAGCCTCTCAGGTGGTGGTGCCTGGCGCCAAAGTCGTACCCATTAGCGAGGATTTAGGAGAGCAGGGCGCTTTGCTGGCGCTGGCGGCCACGGCTTATCACGCGGTCTTTCAGGGCAAAGCCCCTGAGACCCTGGCGCCAGAGGCTCTGCCGGATCTGATTGTCGGGCATGGCGTATTGGGTCGCTTAGTGGCGCGTGTTGTTGCTGCCGTGGGTAAGCCGCCGACCGTGTGGGAATTGGACAGCGAACGTGCCAAGGGCGCCATGGGTTACGAGGTGGTGCATCCCGATGCCGATGCGCGCCGCGATTATCGCTGCATCGTCGATGTCAGCGGCGACTCCAAAATTCTCGATACCTTGATCGCCCGCCTGGGTCGTGGCGGTGAAGTCGTGCTCGCGGGTTTTTACAGTCAGCCGCTGAGCTTTGTATTCCCGCCGGCCTTCATGCGTGAGGCGCGTCTGCGCTGCGCCGCCGAATGGGTTGCTGGAGATCTGATCGAAATCAAGGGGCTTTTAGAGTCGGACAGGCTATGCTTGGATCAGTTAATTACCCACCGTTTTCCCGCCGCCCAGGCGGATGAGGCTTATCGCATCGCATTTGGCGACCCTCAGTGCCTGAAGATGATCCTCGACTGGAGGGATATGCAATGA
- a CDS encoding chlorophyllide a reductase iron protein subunit X: MSQEAIPEKTSEKETQIIAIYGKGGIGKSFTLANLSYMMAQQGKRVLLIGCDPKSDTTSLLFGGKACPTIIDTAAAKKAAGEDVKISDVCFKRDGVFAMELGGPEVGRGCGGRGIIHGFETLEKLGFHEWGFDYVLLDFLGDVVCGGFGLPIARDLCQKVIVVGSNDLQSLYVVNNVCSAVEYFRRLGGNVGVAGLVINKDDGTGEAAAFAEAAGVPILASIPAHEDIRRKSANYQIIGRPDGEWGPLFGQLAEAVATAPPLHPTPLTQDDLLGLFSADAVGRDVVLLPASLEDMHGGTIVSKPSLEVVYDDI; encoded by the coding sequence ATGAGTCAGGAAGCCATACCCGAAAAGACTTCGGAGAAAGAAACCCAGATTATCGCCATCTACGGTAAGGGCGGTATTGGCAAAAGTTTCACCCTTGCCAATCTGTCCTACATGATGGCCCAACAAGGCAAGCGTGTGCTGTTGATCGGTTGCGATCCCAAGAGTGACACCACCTCGCTGCTGTTCGGCGGCAAGGCTTGCCCCACCATTATCGACACCGCCGCGGCGAAAAAAGCGGCTGGTGAAGACGTCAAAATCAGCGATGTCTGTTTTAAGCGCGATGGCGTGTTTGCCATGGAGCTGGGTGGCCCTGAAGTGGGCCGTGGTTGTGGCGGGCGCGGCATTATTCATGGTTTCGAAACCCTGGAGAAACTCGGTTTCCATGAATGGGGCTTTGACTATGTGCTACTCGACTTCCTCGGCGATGTGGTCTGCGGCGGCTTTGGTTTGCCAATCGCCCGCGATCTCTGCCAGAAGGTCATTGTCGTCGGCTCCAATGACCTGCAATCCCTCTACGTAGTGAATAACGTCTGCTCCGCCGTCGAGTACTTCCGGCGCTTGGGCGGCAATGTCGGTGTCGCTGGACTGGTGATCAACAAAGACGATGGTACCGGTGAGGCGGCGGCCTTCGCTGAGGCGGCTGGCGTCCCCATTCTCGCCTCGATTCCCGCACATGAAGACATCCGCCGCAAGAGCGCCAATTATCAGATTATCGGCCGCCCCGATGGCGAATGGGGTCCCTTGTTTGGACAGCTGGCTGAAGCCGTGGCTACCGCGCCGCCATTGCACCCGACACCATTAACCCAAGACGACCTGCTGGGCTTGTTCTCTGCCGACGCCGTGGGCCGCGATGTCGTGCTGCTGCCGGCCAGTCTTGAGGATATGCATGGCGGCACGATCGTTAGCAAGCCCTCGCTTGAGGTGGTGTATGACGACATCTGA
- the bchY gene encoding chlorophyllide a reductase subunit Y, producing MTTSEPASSGCASGPHDRPQSMCPAFGSLRVGLRMRRTATVLSGSACCVYGLSFTSHFYGARRTVHYVPFDSETLVTGKLFEDIREAVHQLADPEKNDVVVVINLCVPSASGVPLRLLPKEINGVRIIGIDVPGFGVPTHAEAKDVLAGAMLGYARHEAEQGPVAAPREGRQDKPTVTLLGEMFPADPMTIAALLEPLGLANGPVVPTREWRELYGALDCAVTAAIHPFYTQCVRELELAGRPIVGSAPVGYDGTAHWLEAIGQAANVPTKKIDEAKNRFLPAIKGALSAVPIKGRITLSGYEGSELLVARLLIESGADVPYVGTACPKTPWSQVDREWLEAKGVRVNYRATLEEDIAAIDEYGPDLAIGTTPVVQEAKQRALPGLYFTNLISARPLMGPAGAGSLGQVINAALANKVRFDRMKGFFGDIGQGPSAGIWQEVPQDRPEFRKKQRRSIPIKSITGEVL from the coding sequence ATGACGACATCTGAGCCTGCCTCGAGTGGCTGCGCCAGCGGGCCGCATGATCGCCCGCAAAGTATGTGCCCGGCCTTTGGTTCGCTGCGTGTCGGACTGCGCATGCGACGTACGGCCACGGTGCTCTCAGGCTCAGCCTGCTGTGTCTATGGCCTAAGCTTCACCTCACATTTCTATGGCGCCAGGCGCACGGTGCACTATGTACCGTTCGACTCAGAGACCTTGGTCACTGGCAAGTTGTTTGAAGATATCCGCGAGGCGGTGCATCAGCTCGCCGATCCTGAAAAAAACGATGTCGTGGTGGTTATTAACCTCTGCGTGCCATCAGCCTCAGGCGTGCCACTGCGCCTATTGCCTAAGGAAATCAATGGCGTGCGCATCATTGGCATCGATGTGCCTGGATTTGGGGTGCCCACGCACGCCGAAGCCAAAGACGTCCTGGCCGGCGCGATGCTCGGCTACGCCCGTCATGAGGCCGAGCAAGGGCCGGTGGCAGCGCCACGCGAAGGACGCCAAGACAAACCCACGGTAACGCTGTTGGGTGAGATGTTTCCCGCCGACCCCATGACCATAGCGGCTTTACTAGAACCCTTGGGTCTGGCCAATGGGCCGGTGGTACCCACCCGTGAATGGCGCGAGCTTTATGGCGCTTTGGATTGTGCCGTAACCGCAGCCATTCATCCGTTTTATACCCAGTGCGTGCGCGAGTTGGAATTGGCCGGTCGTCCTATTGTCGGCTCGGCGCCGGTGGGTTACGACGGCACGGCGCACTGGCTGGAGGCCATTGGTCAAGCGGCCAATGTGCCCACGAAAAAGATTGACGAGGCCAAAAACCGCTTTTTGCCGGCGATTAAGGGCGCACTCAGCGCCGTACCCATCAAGGGGCGAATTACTTTGTCCGGGTATGAAGGCTCTGAGCTCTTGGTGGCGCGTCTGTTGATTGAAAGCGGCGCAGATGTGCCCTATGTCGGTACCGCCTGTCCAAAAACCCCATGGTCGCAAGTCGACCGAGAATGGTTGGAAGCCAAGGGTGTGCGCGTGAACTATCGCGCCACCTTGGAAGAAGACATCGCTGCCATCGATGAGTATGGCCCCGATTTAGCCATCGGTACCACACCCGTGGTGCAAGAAGCCAAACAGCGCGCCTTGCCCGGTCTGTATTTCACCAATTTGATCTCGGCGCGGCCTTTGATGGGCCCAGCCGGCGCCGGCTCACTCGGTCAGGTAATCAATGCGGCTCTGGCCAATAAAGTGCGTTTTGATCGCATGAAAGGCTTTTTTGGCGACATCGGCCAAGGTCCCAGCGCGGGCATTTGGCAAGAAGTCCCTCAAGACCGCCCCGAGTTTCGCAAGAAACAGCGGCGCTCAATCCCCATTAAATCAATTACCGGCGAGGTGCTTTGA